Sequence from the Fictibacillus arsenicus genome:
AACCAGATTGTTTTACGAGGCGGATCCTGTGCATCCTCACAATCCCATATTCGTCCGACATACCGCAACTTCTTTCCAGCAGACAAAAGGTGGCAGTTCAGCGGATTGCGTTTAGCGGAGGACCAATCATGAAAGCCGTTAAACAGAACGTGCATTATCATGTCGGGAATGAAAACGAAACAGATATGTACAGTGAAATTTTGAACGGTTTAAAATCATCACCTAAATCAATCTCACCCAAATATTTCTATGATAAAAAAGGTTCCGAGCTTTTCGAATCGATCACAATGCTGCGGGAATATTATCCGACAAGAACAGAGTTATTTATTTTAAAAAAATATAAAAACGATATAGCAAATGCAGCAGGAACAGACAGTGCGCTTATTGAGTTTGGGAGCGGCAGCAGTGAAAAAGTAAGGACACTTTTAGAAGCGATGCCTGACTTGAAAGAATATGTGCCGATTGATATCTCGAAAGATTTTCTTTATCAATCTGCTAGAGCGTTATCAATGGAATACCCAGATTTAAATGTTCATGCAGTCTCAGCGGATTATACCGCTAAATTTGCAATGCCAAAACTTGAATCAAAACGAAAAGTTGTATTTTTTCCAGGTTCAACAATCGGAAATTTTGAGCCGCATGAAATGGAGGAGTTCTTGAAACAAACGGCTGACCAATTAAAACCAGGCGGAGGTCTATTGATTGGTGTGGATTTGAAAAAAGATCACGCCGTCTTAAATGCTGCTTACAATGATAAAAAGGGAGTTACACGTGAG
This genomic interval carries:
- the egtD gene encoding L-histidine N(alpha)-methyltransferase, which codes for MKAVKQNVHYHVGNENETDMYSEILNGLKSSPKSISPKYFYDKKGSELFESITMLREYYPTRTELFILKKYKNDIANAAGTDSALIEFGSGSSEKVRTLLEAMPDLKEYVPIDISKDFLYQSARALSMEYPDLNVHAVSADYTAKFAMPKLESKRKVVFFPGSTIGNFEPHEMEEFLKQTADQLKPGGGLLIGVDLKKDHAVLNAAYNDKKGVTREFNLNLLNRLNRELLANFKLEDFSHHAFYNAEKGRVEMHLVSLKNQVITIGDVQIAFQEGETIHTENSYKFTIEEFHQIAAMCGFKSKKVWCDERQWFSMHYLEVI